The proteins below come from a single Aquarana catesbeiana isolate 2022-GZ linkage group LG12, ASM4218655v1, whole genome shotgun sequence genomic window:
- the LOC141113400 gene encoding ras GTPase-activating-like protein IQGAP2, whose amino-acid sequence MGRNAKRKAARCKRNTYLFRSLDVLHEEGYFSWVKSLSKRRPGKVNSQRNRNREDGKLHERYHENAIIKLQSHIRGYVARKHYKSLMTEENPPLSTIRYFSRFLDPFDPQSIDQQQRLNALKHDFTSKCRAFHQQGEELQTLERDIAALVKGKMALKDLGSQLKKLKLCSQKQIKKVTTEQRQKAQEVIKNRERLESYGQLFYHLQTNPVYLARLIDQMSNDQDIRTITNKLFFKLYNHSDTPREEYYFVKLMEFALRQEVERKIDAVEDILRGKSKVLKIILQFYLQKSKCSDLVKALTPAFLKILKITYALTPNPDKLAAKHFNLVEGMEGVHGVSAGDENIDLYDMTNEIIECIFSSVDRIPYGLRYLTKVLQQSLLKKFPEVGKELVLRTVGFFFSMYLWPAIEKPNIFGLIEPKIYEGSIQKENLKLLSVIVSLAIQSFAVKKAYAPGMYDYVSRTSPGFRKFFRDLLNVSEPEDKFQLSKFSDAIEIPQINMLMGDIFYTHSLLSKYKNVVFGDHGHLQTMDIAYQVFKGLGPVSHLMDLLDTDGAFYDEANKVTRIWLCLHSKVSPLGDFDSEMENLKISTQKLVLNVIPWVPGETLQKVLRPASPAQEKDHIMGDTTSTGTNFPDKMKNSSSTEALEYEKQKIIANLQTLQKAGLFTEERSHQEILNLISQEMKGRHDLRQKRNVELTNIEQALAELRYHSKFLQDSIDLYKSYRKSCIDNVLCRKSDTDGVIQKIHYVEDTIKYTAKKLLNKGVVVDTHGEFRQLKREVLRIKTGGDGYHIRLDKKHVFLPIVDILRLYHSSEPTMKIFHYDVDVGMFLLLVFSKLHKM is encoded by the coding sequence ATGGGACGAAACGCCAAACGTAAGGCAGCTCGCTGCAAGAGAAATACCTATTTATTCCGGAGTTTGGACGTCCTTCACGAGGAAGGGTACTTCAGTTGGGTAAAGTCCTTATCCAAAAGGAGACCTGGAAAAGTGAATTCCCAAAGGAATCGAAACCGAGAAGATGGAAAACTTCATGAGCGATATCATGAGAACGCCATCATAAAATTACAATCACACATCAGAGGCTATGTAGCCCGAAAACACTATAAATCCTTAATGACAGAAGAAAATCCACCTCTGAGTACCATCAGATATTTTTCGCGATTCCTGGACCCCTTTGACCCCCAGAGCATTGATCAGCAGCAGCGGCTGAATGCGTTGAAGCATGACTTCACTTCTAAATGTAGAGCCTTCCATCAACAGGGGGAGGAGCTGCAAACCTTAGAAAGAGACATTGCAGCTTTAGTAAAGGGCAAAATGGCTCTAAAGGACCTTGGGTCCCAACTCAAAAAGCTGAAGCTATGCAGTCAGAAACAAATTAAAAAGGTAACAACCGAGCAGAGACAGAAGGCTCAGGAGGTCATCAAGAACAGAGAGAGGCTGGAATCGTATGGACAGCTATTTTACCATCTCCAGACCAATCCAGTTTACCTGGCTAGACTCATTGACCAGATGTCAAACGATCAGGATATTAGAACAATTACAAACAAACTGTTCTTCAAGCTCTATAATCACAGTGACACTCCACGAGAGGAGTACTATTTCGTGAAGTTAATGGAATTTGCTCTTCGTCAGGAAGTGGAGAGAAAAATTGATGCCGTTGAGGACATATTGAGGGGTAAATCAAAGGTTCTAAAGATAATCCTTCAGTTTTACTTACAGAAATCAAAGTGCAGTGACCTAGTGAAGGCGCTGACACCAGCATTTCTGAAGATATTAAAAATCACATATGCGCTGACCCCCAATCCAGACAAGCTGGCAGCCAAGCATTTCAATCTAGTCGAAGGAATGGAAGGAGTACACGGAGTATCCGCTGGTGATGAAAACATTGATTTATATGACATGACAAATGAAATCATAGAGTGCATATTCTCATCTGTGGACAGAATTCCTTATGGGCTGAGGTACCTAACAAAAGTCCTACAACAATCTTTGCTGAAAAAGTTTCCAGAGGTGGGTAAAGAATTAGTGTTGAGGACAGTTGGCTTTTTCTTCTCAATGTATCTCTGGCCAGCCATAGAGAAACCAAATATATTTGGCCTCATTGAACCAAAAATTTATGAGGGTTCAATCCAGAAGGAGAACCTCAAGCTTTTGTCTGTCATCGTCAGCCTGGCCATACAATCCTTCGCTGTCAAAAAAGCGTATGCACCCGGAATGTACGACTATGTCAGCAGAACCTCCCCAGGGTTCAGGAAATTCTTTAGGGATCTTTTGAACGTTTCAGAGCCAGAGGACAAATTCCAATTGAGCAAGTTCTCTGATGCTATAGAGATTCCTCAGATAAACATGCTCATGGGGGACATCTTCTATACACATTCTCTACTTTCTAAATATAAGAATGTTGTATTTGGCGACCATGGACATTTGCAAACCATGGACATTGCGTACCAAGTGTTTAAGGGTCTTGGACCAGTCAGTCACCTAATGGATCTTCTGGACACTGATGGAGCTTTCTATGATGAAGCAAATAAGGTAACTAGAATCTGGCTATGTTTACACAGCAAAGTTTCCCCACTGGGAGATTTTGATAGTGAAATGGAGAACCTGAAGATTTCCACCCAAAAACTAGTCCTGAATGTAATTCCTTGGGTGCCCGGAGAAACTCTCCAAAAGGTTCTGAGGCCTGCTTCACCAGCACAGGAAAAGGATCACATAATGGGAGACACAACTTCCACCGGTACTAACTTTCCagataaaatgaaaaattcctcttCAACGGAAGCCCTGGAATATGAAAAACAAAAGATCATTGCAAACCTGCAGACTTTACAAAAAGCCGGTTTATTCACAGAGGAAAGGAGCCACCAAGAAATTCTCAACCTAATTTCTCAAGAAATGAAAGGGAGACATGACCTGCGTCAGAAAAGAAATGTTGAGCTTACAAACATCGAGCAAGCATTAGCTGAACTCCGGTATCACTCTAAATTTCTGCAGGACAGCATAGACCTGTACAAGAGCTATAGGAAAAGCTGTATCGACAACGTGCTCTGCCGAAAGTCAGACACTGATGGAGTGATCCAGAAGATCCATTATGTAGAAGACACGATTAAAtacactgcaaagaagctgctgaaTAAAGGTGTCGTAGTGGACACACACGGGGAATTCAGGCAACTGAAAAGAGAAGTCCTTCGTATAAAAACTGGTGGTGATGGCTACCATATCAGGTTAGACAAGAAACATGTATTCCTTCCAATTGTGGACATATTGCGTCTTTATCATAGCAGTGAACCAACGATGAAGATTTTCCATTATGATGTGGATGTCGGAATGTTTTTATTGCTGGTGTTCAGCAAGCTTCACAAAATGTGA
- the MRPL27 gene encoding large ribosomal subunit protein bL27m, with amino-acid sequence MSLLCAVSGRLVSPSPATLILIREASKKAGSSTKNLGGKSPGRRYGVKTLDGNFVHAGNILATQRLMRWHPGSQVGIGRNNTLYALEDGIVRYTKEVYIPRPRSSDTTNVIVKMPMGAVLYKTFINVIPKPKEHSFKLVEMM; translated from the exons tttctccaTCACCGGCGACATTGATCCTGATCAGAGAGGCGTCAAAGAAAGCCGGATCCAGTACAAAGAACCTGGGAGGAAAGAGTCCTGGGAGGAGATATGGAGTGAAGACCCTGGATG GAAACTTTGTCCATGCTGGAAATATTCTTGCTACTCAGAGGCTCATGCGATGGCACCCAGGGTCTCAG gtGGGAATTGGCCGAAACAATACTCTGTACGCACTAGAGGATGGCATTGTACGTTACACCAAAGAAGTCTACATACCAAGGcctcgtagcagtgacaccaccaatgttATCGTTAAGATGCCTATGGGTGCAGTTCTATACAAAACTTTCATCAATGTCATTCCCAAGCCTAAAGAACATAGCTTTAAATTGGTGGAGATGATGTGA